From the Psilocybe cubensis strain MGC-MH-2018 chromosome 9, whole genome shotgun sequence genome, one window contains:
- a CDS encoding Delta(6)-protoilludene synthase (Delta(6)-protoilludene synthase K435DRAFT_659367), with protein MSTANVATVASTEPKVPVAANPEEKQAAEPPFYMLPDTLRNWPYERIISPYYRAAQAESVAWLESFKPFSPAAQVAFNKCDFSLVSALTFPKATHYNLRSACDLMHTFFTLDEHTDPLNTEETKVHCEATMDAILNPDKPRPAGEPIIGEIARQFWKRASAYAPQATKERFVKAWRSYLDSVILQASRRDRSHYICTIDEYMVARRDNIGSDPSFTFLEMSLEVDIPHHIMEHPTIVRLNRDTTDMIVLANDMCSYKKEILVDDADYNAVTVVMHNNKVGVDEGIQWISDLHDEIVDNFLKLRQEVMTKTNFPSYGPEMDRQVEAYVEGLGQWIRGHDEWNFGSGRYFGDEGLEIQKTRKVIIA; from the exons ATGTCCACCGCTAACGTTGCAACTGTCGCTTCTACCGAGCCTAAAGTTCCCGTGGCTGCCAACCCTGAAGAGAAACAGGCCGCGGAGCCTCCTTTCTACATGCTTCCCGATACTTTGCGCAACTGGCCTTACGAACGCATCATCAGTCCTTACTATCGCGCCGCTCAAGCCGAGTCCGTTGCATGGCTTGAAAGCTTCAAGCCTTTCTCTCCCGCTGCGCAGGTCGCATTCAACAAGTGTGATTTCA GTCTTGTGTCCGCTTTGACCTTCCCCAAGGCCACTCATT ACAACCTCCGAAGCGCCTGCGACTTGATGCACACCTTCTTTACTCTCGATGAGCACACCGATCCTTTGAACACTGAGGAGACCAAGGTCCACTGCGAGGCCACCATGGATGCTATTCTTAACCCTGACAAGCCCCGTCCTGCTGGAGAGCCCATCATCGGCGAGATTGCACGCCA GTTCTGGAAGCGCGCGTCCGCTTATGCCCCACAAGCCACTAAGGAGCGCTTTGTTAAGGCTTGGCGCTCCTATCTCGATTCCGTCATCCTGCAGGCTTCTCGCCGCGACAGATCCCATTACATCTGCACCATCGACGAGTACATGGTCGCAAGGCGCGACAACATTGGTTCTGACCCATCTTTCACCTTCTTGGAGATGTCCCTCGAGGTCGACATTCCTCACCACATCATGGAGCACCCAACCATCGTTCGTCTCAACAGGGACACCACTGATATGATAGTTCTCGCCAAC GACATGTGCTCCTACAAGAAGGAGATCCTGGTTGACGACGCCGACTACAACGCTGTCACAGTTGTGATGCACAATAACAAAGTTGGTGTCGACGAAGGCATTCAGTGGATCTCTGATCTCCACGACGAGATCGTCGACAACTTCCTTAAGTTGCGCCAGGAGGTTATGACCAAGACCAACTTCCCATCTTACGGCCCCGAAATGGACCGTCAAGTTGAAGCTTACGTTGAGGGACTTG GTCAATGGATCCGTGGTCACGACGAGTGGAACTTCGGGTCCGGAAGGTACTTCGGTGACGAGGGTCTTGAGATCCAGAAAACTCGCAAAGTTATCATTGCTTAA
- a CDS encoding Cytochrome P450 monooxygenase 205, translated as MEFSMPAGHRRLGIRSFGGTILDLLSHHSRDMSSVLTSAASFVGELPASFWYSIPPAIFIVFLFVRGGLRWQTLKNVRGPPQGGWLLGHQTEFYQQIDVGELDFAWHNAYGGAWKIDGCFGRNILMLSDPAAIHHTIHTMGYDYPKTTESKTFTGLAFGRGVSWAGGETHVRHRKLLAPAFTAQAQRPFYPVFRRVAGQLTSQWRDKLQEGDCSEFQTIEICRGLTNATLDIIGEAVFDYHFGSLDKLGEKNEFADCFHNLFADSNLFPPNAAILFAASWAYWPEFLLRKVEHLPFRQFIRFKEFLTIGKRLGKELIVNQAAAVDGKKRRDILSILVEANEATKKADRLSEDEVLSQVTTLLFAGHETTATTLTWIMYELARHPEDQERVREEIRTKRQKVTANGQKDFTSTDLESFTFTNACIKEGLRMHPISPWITREARVDDVIPLHEPIIGVDGKVMNQVEVVAGQPVLVSTCAYNRHPAVWGPDSHEWNPRRHLNQEMKDKQIPVGVYSNLLTFAGGPSGCMGWRFALTEMQSTVVELVENFEFCPPLDKNAKMLRTPVGAIMAPMIEGKFDERTQMPLGVRPL; from the exons ATGGAGTTCTCCATGCCCGCAGGACATCGGCGACTTGG CATTCGATCCTTTGGTGGCACGATATTGGACCTGCTCTCACATCACTCCAGAGACATGAGCTCCGTACTAACATCTGCCGCCTCTTTTGTTGGAGAACTTCCAGCCAGCTTTTGGTATTCCATTCCTCCCGCCATCTtcattgtttttcttttcgtaCGCGGCGGACTGCGATGGCAAACGTTGAAGAACGTGCGAGGTCCTCCTCAGGGGGGATGGCTCTTGGGTCATCAAACTGAATTTTACCAACAAATTGATGTCGGCGAGCTCGATTTCGCATGGCACAATGCGTATGGTGGTGCTTGGAAAATCGATGGATGCTTTggg CGTAACATTCTGATGCTCTCGGACCCCGCTGCTATTCATCACACCATCCATACCATGGGCTATGACTACCCCAAGACTACTGAGAGTAAAACATTCACTGGCCTGGCGTTTGGACGAGGTGTCTCATGGGCAGGAG GCGAAACTCACGTTCGCCACCGCAAACTTTTGGCGCCTGCCTTTACCGCCCAGGCTCAACGACCTTTCTATCCCGTTTTCAGACGTGTTGCAGGCCAG CTTACTTCCCAGTGGAGAGATAAGCTCCAGGAGGGCGATTGTTCCGAGTTCCAGACTATTGAAATTTGCCGTGGCCTTACCAACGCAACCCTTGACATCATCGGAGAAG CCGTTTTCGACTACCATTTCGGTTCGCTCGACAAGCTTGGAGAGAAGAACGAGTTTGCTGACTGCTTCCACAACTTATT CGCCGATTCCAACTTGTTCCCCCCCAATGCCGCTATCCTCTTCGCTGCTAGCTGGGCTTACTGGCCTGAGTTCCTTCTCCGCAAAGTCGAGCATCTGCCATTCCGTCAATTTATCCGGTTCAAGGAATTCCTTACTATCGGCAAAAGACTCGGCAAGGAACTCATCGTCAATCAGGCCGCTGCTGTTGATGGGAAAAAGCGTCGCGACATCTTGAGCATTTTGG TTGAAGCCAACGAAGCTACAAAGAAGGCTGACCGTCTCAGTGAAGACGAGGTTCTTTCACAAGTGAC CACGCTTCTCTTTGCTGGACATGAGACCACCGCCACAACACTCACCTGGATTATGTACGAGCTTGCCCGACACCCTGAGGACCAAGAACGCGTACGAGAGGAAATCCGAACTAAGCGCCAGAAGGTCACCGCCAATGGACAAAAGGACTTTACATCCACCGATCTCGAAAGCTTCACATTCACCAACGCTTGTATCAAG GAGGGTCTCCGTATGCACCCG ATTTCTCCCTGGAT TACCCGTGAAGCCCGTGTCGACGACGTCATCCCTCTGCATGAGCCCATCATTGGCGTTGACGGCAAGGTCATGAATCAAGTTGAGGTGGTCGCTGGCCAGCCCGTTCTTGTCTCTACGTGTGCTTACAACCG TCATCCTGCTGTCTGGGGCCCTGATTCTCATGAGTGGAACCCTCGTCGTCACTTGAACCAGGAAATGAAGGACAAACAAATCCCCGTTGGTGTTTACTCCAACCT CTTGACCTTTGCTGGTGGACCTTCCGGCTGCATGGGATGGAGATTTGC CTTGACTGAGATGCAATCGACCGTCGTTGAGCTCGTGGAGAACTTTGAGTTCTGCCCACCTCTAGACAAGAACGCTAAGATGCTGCGCACCCCCGTCGGAGCCATTATGGCCCCTATGATTGAGGGCAAATTCGATGAGCGCACCCAGATGCCTCTCGGCGTTCGCCCTCTGTAA
- a CDS encoding RUS family member 1 has protein sequence MAIIEERLDTGGIAHTQLVNSIVKATKSSRPEHGDRHVGMVYIVDLLTRMFLPSGYPNSVSPDYLRYQILNALQAFCNSLAGMLSSRAILQGFGVGDPTASATKALLLTVLQDVFGRLTTILSAHLIGSSLYPEAKTYRLLADVLNDTAVILDTLSPFFNTFSIPGLRVASLCLSAIFKSLCSICAGGSKAAIAVHFATPISGKGDVGDLNAKDASKETVLALFGMLLGTLIVPYVSSPLSTHILLFILVCLHLGINYIGVRLLILRSLNRQRLAIAWQMFDDSVKGHAPEPSEVAPLERIFDFSDFVYDVTSGSPLGRISIGCSFSHRVQGVFPPSVFSLFTEERYVIWFEASCLCSTDDGDVVIVGPTVRVNIFLKEGCTEQDQLRAWIHAVNVCRLTQKPPRKLSAMTVLKDAHSSMSLRYQTFMKKMQAAHWKTDDIAIMVGSPVSVIADINLEKHSIEDKKTR, from the exons ATGGCCATAATCGAGGAACGCTTGGACACTGGAGGAATCGCCCACACTCAACTCGTTAATAGCATAGTTAAAGCGACGAAGTCAAGTCGACCTGAACACGGAGATAGACATGTTGGAATGGTGTATATAGTCGACCTTTTAACTCGGATGTTCCTACCGTCAGGATATCCCAATAGTGTTTCTCCAG ATTATCTTCG TTATCAAATTCTAAATGCACTGCAAGCGTTTTGTAACTCGTTAGCTGGGATGTTGTCATCGAGGGCCATCTTACAAG GATTTGGTGTAGGGGATCCCACTGCCTCAGCCACCAAGGCACTTCTACTTACAGTGTTACAAGATGTCTTCGGTCGACTGACGA CCATACTGTCCGCACATCTAATTGGGTCTTCTCTTTATCCAGAAGCAAAAACCTATCGGCTGCTTGCAGATGTATTAAACGACACTGCGGTGATTCTGGATACCCTGTCCCCATTCTTCAACACGTTCTCTATACCTGGTCTTCGTGTTGCTTCTCTGTGTCTGAGCGCTATTTTCAAATCTCTCTGCTCCATCTGTGCTGGAGGCTCCAAGGCCGCGATTGCGGTACATTTTGCTACCCCTATTTCCGGTAAAGGCGATGTAGGTGATCTCAATGCGAAAGATGCCAGCAAAGAAACTGTACTCGCTCTTTTCGGCATGCTG CTTGGAACATTAATTGTTCCATATGTGTCGTCCCCTCTATCGACACACATTCTACTCTTCATTCTTGTCTGCCTCCATCTTGGGATAAACTACATCGGCGTACGTTTGCTTATACTGCGTTCACTCAACCGACAGCGACTCGCAATTGCGTGGCAAATGTTTGACGATTCTGTCAAAGGTCACGCCCCTGAGCCATCCGAGGTTGCGCCCCTCGAGCGCATATTCGACTTTTCGGATTTTGTCTATGATGTTACTTCAGGCTCTCCTCTTGGCAGAATTTCTATCGGCTGTTCGTTCTCACACAGGGTTCAAGGCGTATTTCCTCCGTCAGTGTTCAGCCTCTTTACAGAAGAACGTTACGTGATCTGGTTTGAGGCCAGTTGCCTCTGTTCTACTGATGATGGCGATGTTGTGATTGTTGGACCCACGGTTCGTGTGAATATCTTCTTGAAAGAAGGATGTACGGAACAAGATCAGCTCCGTGCCTGGATCCACGCCGTTAATGTATGCCGACTGACACAAAAACCTCCTCGAAAGCTTAGCGCCATGACGGTGTTGAAAGATGCCCATAGCTCGATGTCTTTGCGGTATCAAACTTTTATGAAGAAAATGCAGGCAGCGCATTGGAAGACTGACGACATTGCCATTATGGTCGGCTCCCCGGTTTCCGTCATTGCTGACATCAACCTGGAAAAGCATTCTATAGAAGACAAGAAAACTCGCTAA
- a CDS encoding Reductase pytE, which yields MPHNILVIGGSRHIGYYTSLRFLDAGANVTFLMRSPQAFDSDESIQKYMKSGSVNLVRGDGLVAKDVQRAWIEATKEAAVDLVLFTVGFTGNPKFQFTKGFVIHPNNLVTQCLLNVLCEMPKTSSLPKIVTLSASGVSRSSRAKVPFALRPVYGYLIQNPLQDKLGMERIIYHCSGWDWNTEDGEPGEDIMGKDWKHREGLPSPGTLQNAMIVRGAMFNDGECRADSPENRQPYRAGEGEVGGYFISRKDVAHFIFEAVTKNWEKYGNKQVSIAY from the exons ATGCCACATAACATCCTTGTAATTGGTGGATCTCGTCATATTGGGTATTACACCTCGCTACGATTCTTGG ATGCTGGAGCAAATGTTACCTTCCTTATGAGATCACCACAGGCATTTGATAGCGACGAGTCAATCCAAAAGTATATGAAATCAGGAAGCGTTAACCTAGTTAGAGGGGACGGTCTTGTGGCAAAAGATGTTCAAAGAGCATGGATTGAAGCTACGAAAGAGGCTGCAGTCGATTTAGTGTTGTTCACTGTCGGATTTA CTGGTAATCCAAAGTTTCAGTTCACGAAAGGCTTCGTGATACATCCCAATAATCTTGTGACGCAGTGTTTGCTGAATGTGCTCTGCGAGATGCCCAAGACCTCCTCTTTGCCAAAGATTGTCACATTATCAGCTTCAGGAGTTAGCCGATCTTCTCGTGCCAAAGTTCCATTCGCATTGAGGCCTGTGTATGGGTATCTCATACAAAACCCTCTGCAGGACAAGTTGGGCATGGAGCGCATAATATATCACTGCTCTGGATGGGACTGGAATACAGAGGACGGAGAACCAGGGGAAGACATCATGGGTAAAGACTGGAAGCACCGCGAAGGCTTGCCTAGTCCCGGAACGCTACAGAACGCTATGATCGTTAGAGGGGCCATGTTCAACGATGGGGAGTGTCGCGCAGATTCACCAGAAAATAGGCAACCTTATAGGgctggagaaggagaagttgGAGGATATTTCATCTCACGCAAAGATGTAGCACACTTTATCTTCGAGGCTGTGACCAAAAATTGGGAAAAGTATGGAAATAAACAAGTCAGTATAGCTTACTAG
- a CDS encoding NADP-dependent alcohol dehydrogenase 6 translates to MSQNSSKLSSDIQWKGYAIENTDDWSNFKVIDFKPKPAGDYDIDIKIAYCGVCGSDVHTITGGWGAPHLPLIPGHEITGVAARVGPKVTSIKVGDRVGVGAQICSCLKCDLCKGYNEQYCPDAVDTYNGVYPDSGTVSQGGYSTAIRAHEHFVFRIPDNIKFEEASPLFCAGTTVYSPLVRHGAGPGKRVGVVGVGGLGHLALQFAKALGCADVIAFSHSPSKNEDALKMGATRVINTGEQGFESSVKGKLDLIISTVDDFGALPLQEILSTLKIGGRYIMVGLPDDNLPKMKAMDLVAKGVLLGGSKIGSRKEIVEMLKLASEKNVRPWIQVLPMKDAGKAVKALNENKVKYREVLRQDIDGKQIN, encoded by the exons ATGTCTCAGAACTCATCAAAATTATCCTCAGACATTCAGTGGAAAGGATACGC TATAGAAAATACGGATGATTGGAGCAACTTCAAAGTAATAGACTTCAAACCTAAGCCAGCTGGCGACTACGATATCGATATCAAGATTGCGTATTGCGGTGTATGCGGGAGCGAT GTCCATACCATCACTGGCGGTTGGGGAGCACCTCACCTG CCGTTGATTCCTGGCCATGAAATAACAGGAGTAGCCGCTCGCGTAGGACCGAAAGTCACCAGTATTAAAGTCGGTGACCGCGTTGGAGTTGG TGCTCAAATCTGCTCCTGTTTGAAATGCGACTTGTGTAAAGGATATAACGAACAATA CTGCCCTGATGCAGTTGATACGTATAATGGCGTCTATCCAGAC TCGGGAACTGTCTCCCAAGGAGGCTATTCTACGGCCATCCGAGCACACGAGCATTTCGTGTTCCGGATTCCAGACAACATCAAATTTGAGGAGGCCTCACCGCTCTTTTGCGCTGGAACGACGGTGTATTCTCCTCTTGTGAGACATGGTGCTGG TCCCGGAAAACGCGTTGGGGTCGTGGGGGTCGGAGGTCTCGG TCATCTTGCTCTCCAGTTTGCTAAAGCATTAGGATGCGCCGACGTCATTGCTTTCTCTCACTCTCCGTCCAAGAAT GAGGACGCATTGAAGATGGGCGCAACTAGGGTCATCAACACTGGCGAACAAGGCTTCGAGTCTTCAGTTAAAGGCAAACTTGATTTAATAATC AGTACTGTAGACGATTTCGGTGCCCTACCCCTTCAAGAGATTTTATCCACCCTCAAAATAGGAGGCCGTTATATAATGGTTGGCTTACCCGACGACAACCTGCCAAAGATGAAGGCAATGG ATCTGGTTGCAAAGGGCGTGTTGCTGGGAGGTAGCAAAAT TGGCAGCAGGAAAGAAATTGTAGAGATGTTGAAACTAGCGTCGGAAAAGAATGTCCGTCCATGGATTCAAGTTCTCCCAA TGAAAGATGCTGGAAAGGCAGTGAAAGCGTTGAACGAGAATAAAGTAAAATATCGTGAAGTGTTGAG GCAAGATATAGATGGAAAACAGATCAACTAG
- a CDS encoding Aldo-keto reductase str7 encodes MHSLCVDIEIRFKHSGKRDKIFIATKGGFTRAGTNNDPEFLKAALESSLKNLGVDTIDLYYLARIQRTIPIEKTVAVLAEFVKAGKVKYIGLSECSAATLRRAHAVHPITAVEVEYSPFALDIEGEKNGLLKTCRELGVAVVAYSPLGRGVLTGAYKSPDDFHPDDSRRKLPRFSNEAFPYILSLVDVLQDIAKAHNATPGQVTLAWILAQGEDIIPIPGTKTVKYLSENAGAVNFKLTAEEIKSIRQSAQNLELVVGDLPRYPDGLAGDLFADTIELS; translated from the exons ATGCATTCGTTGTGTGTTGACATCGAAATTAGGTTCAAGCATTCAGGAAAGCGAGATAAGATATTTATCGCGACCAAAGGGGGCTTTACTCGTGCTGGTACAAACAATGACCCAGAATTTCTTAAAGCTGCGTTAGAGTCTTCGTTGAAAAATTTGGGAGTCGACACGATCGACCTTTATTATCTTGCT CGCATTCAACGTACCATTCCTATTGAG AAAACCGTCGCAGTACTTGCGGAATTTGTCAA AGCCGGGAAGGTTAAATACATAGGCCTATCTGAATGCTCAGCTGCAACGCTTCGCCGTGCGCACGCTGTACATCCCATCACGGCGGTAGAGGTCGAATACTCTCCCTTTGCACTCGATATAGAAGGGGAGAAAAACGGGCTACTGAAAACGTGTCGCGAGCTTGGAGTAGCTGTCGTAGCCTACTCCCCATTGGGAAGGGGTGTTTTGACCGGTGCATAT AAATCTCCAGACGACTTCCATCCTGATGACTCGAGGAGGAAGCTCCCAAG GTTCTCCAACGAGGCTTTCCCATACATTTTAAGCCTCGTCGACGTTCTACAGGACATTGCTAAAGCACACAATGCGACGCCGGGACAAGTCACACTCGCGTGGATTCTTGCTCAAGGAGAAGATATCATTCCTATCCCAGGGACAAAGACAGTCAAG TATTTATCAGAGAATGCAGGCGCAGTCAACTTCAAATTGACAGCAGAAGAAATCAAATCAATCAGGCAGAGTGCGCAAAACCTGGAATTGGTTGTTGGTGACCTGCCCCGATACCCCGATGGCCTTGCAGGTGACCTGTTTGCAGATACCATTGAATTATCGTAA
- a CDS encoding Dihydrosphingosine 1-phosphate phosphatase (Dihydrosphingosine 1-phosphate phosphatase C823.11), translating to MSGKTPAKASSPAPTHSRETSYQNGVTHDLDVQSLKQRFLTNDVTPGLQGKDVYDSTLSWWRAGIRRKLVATVQWESWIIAAMQEKIRTPWLDAYFVYSSILGTHTFFMILLPALFFFGYDETGRALLAILGLGIYGSSVIKDLFCSPRPFAPPVTRLTIGSHHLEYGFPSTHSTNSVSIALIFFAHVHRLASTPIPSSQTIISTITNGTSTIINSSDTTEYMISPRLYYFINFILFIYAFSVVFGRLYTAMHSFTDCITGILLGAGIWWAHTDWAGAPYLLEPSNPLNALCAFLGFGTLQPSGALLVFMGQGLAAGKWIEKWIQYGGWEVPLILIPLCLFAVHVHPQPVDDCPCFEDAIAILSVVLGSLVSRWAVCYSQAGMDLVKNVIMPGSGWILEAGQWVQVEREWNDVLVWWTFAAIKMSFGILVIFVWRLLAKSALHIILPPTFRLLARAFQLPHRRFYTPATEYKSVPSEFHSSADGGGFELHPIPSVIDLPSAGNVGIEIGGIGSGVEGHSGSRTVMAKDLKMRSGNGHRNANGAANGNAHPSNEKAFNGKAGVGAHRTDKESTGKDGQPDDVRHYDADVLTKVIVYAGIAVIACEVLPLAFDLFGWGVGSHVTIL from the exons ATGTCAGGAAAGACACCTGCAAA AGCGTCGTCGCCAGCTCCCACGCACTCCAGGGAGACCAGCTACCAAAATGGCGTGACACACGATCTCGACGTCCAGAGTTTAAAACAAAGGTTTCTCACCAACGATGTAACGCCAGGTCTGCAGGGAAAGGACGTCTATGACTCAACTTTGTCATGGTGGCGGGCAGGCATACGCCGCAAATTGGTCGCGACAGTGCAGTGGGAATCGTGGATCATTGCAGCAATGCAG GAAAAAATTCGCACTCCATGGCTAGACGCATATTTTGTCTATAGCTCAATTCTGGGGACTCATACTTTCTTCATGATCCTACTACCtgctcttttctttttcggaTATGACGAGACGGGTCGAGC CCTCCTCGCCATTCTTGGACTTGGAATATATGGATCATCCGTCATCAAGGATTTGTTCTGTTCACCTCGACCATTTGCCCCCCCTGTAACACGCTTAA CTATTGGTTCTCACCATTTGGAATACGGATTCCCCTCAACACACTCAACGAACAGCGTTTCCATTGCACTAATTTTCTTCGCCCATGTACACCGCCTAGCCTCCACGCCTATACCCAGTTCCCAAACGATTATATCCACCATTACGAATGGCACATCCACGATAATAAATTCAAGCGACACGACTGAATACATGATATCTCCACGACTTTATTACTTTATCAACTTCATTCTCTTCATTTACGCATTCTCAGTCGTTTTCGGGAGACTGTACACCGCGATGCACTCCTTTACTGATTGCATAACGGGAATCCTTCTTGGTGCGGGGATATGGTGGGCACATACTGACTGGGCAGGTGCACCCTATCTTCTCGAACCCAGCAACCCCCTCAACGCGCTTTGCGCGTTCTTAGGCTTCGGGACCCTGCAGCCTTCTGGTGCACTTCTTGTTTTCATGGGGCAGGGACTCGCCGCAGGAAAATGGATCGAAAAGTGGATCCAGTATGGCGGCTGGGAAGTACCTCTCATTCTTATCCCGCTGTGTCTCTTCGCAGTACACGTTCACCCCCAGCCGGTGGACGACTGCCCCTGCTTCGAAGATGCCATCGCCATTTTGAGCGTCGTGCTCGGTTCCCTCGTATCGCGCTGGGCCGTGTGCTACAGCCAAGCTGGCATGGACCTCGTCAAGAACGTCATTATGCCCGGCAGCGGGTGGATATTAGAAGCAGGCCAATGGGTTCAAGTGGAGCGAGAATGGAACGATGTTTTGGTGTGGTGGACATTCGCTGCCATAAAAATGTCTTTCG GAATTCTTGTCATCTTCGTATGGCGGCTCCTCGCCAAATCAGCTCTGCACATCATCCTGCCCCCAACGTTCCGCCTCCTCGCACGCGCGTTCCAACTTCCGCATCGCCGCTTCTACACACCAGCCACCGAGTACAAGTCCGTGCCGTCCGAGTTCCACTCCTCCGCTGACGGAGGTGGATTCGAGCTACACCCTATTCCCAGTGTGATCGACCTCCCAAGTGCTGGAAACGTCGGCATCGAAATAGGCGGCATCGGAAGCGGTGTTGAGGGACACTCGGGAAGCCGCACAGTGATGGCGAAAGACCTCAAAATGCGCTCTGGCAACGGGCACAGAAATGCGAACGGAGCCGCAAACGGAAATGCCCACCCATCCAATGAAAAGGCGTTTAATGGCAAGGCAGGTGTCGGGGCGCACCGGACAGATAAGGAGAGTACGGGcaaggatggacaacctGATGATGTCCGACATTATGATGCGGATG TCCTTACAAAGGTGATCGTGTACGCTGGTATTGCAGTCATTGCATGCGAAGTCCTCCCTCTCGCTTTCGACCTGTTTGGTTGGGGTGTTGGCTCTCATGTTACAATCTTGTAA